A single window of Rhinoraja longicauda isolate Sanriku21f chromosome 29, sRhiLon1.1, whole genome shotgun sequence DNA harbors:
- the ssbp1 gene encoding single-stranded DNA-binding protein, mitochondrial isoform X2: MLQRCAFNVVRPLARHQVTDASSLVLERSLNRVQLLGRVGQDPVMRQVDGKNPVTIFSLATNEMWRSGDSDTFASGDISQKTTWHRISIFRPGLRDLAYQYVKKGARIYVEGKLDYGEYTDKSNVRRQATTIVADNLIFLSDSAKEKL, translated from the exons ATGTTACAACGGTGTGCATTCAAT GTTGTTCGACCGCTGGCAAGACATCAGGTGACTGACGCCTCCTCCCTTGTACTGGAGAGAT CCTTGAATCGGGTTCAGTTGCTTGGCCGCGTTGGGCAGGATCCTGTTATGCGGCAGGTTGATGGAAAGAATCCTGTAACAATCTTCTCATTGGCCACCAATGAAATGTGGCGATCAGGAGACAGCGATACATTTGCATCAG gagacatcagccaaaagaCAACTTGGCACCGAATTTCCATCTTCAGGCCCGGTTTGAGAGACTTGGCATATCAGTACGTGAAGAAAGG AGCAAGAATTTATGTGGAAGGAAAACTGGACTATGGTGAATATACTGACAAAAGCAACGTTCGGCGACAAGCGACGACAATTGTGGCAG ATAATCTAATATTTTTAAGCGACTCTGCCAAAGAGAAGTTGTAG
- the ssbp1 gene encoding single-stranded DNA-binding protein, mitochondrial isoform X1, with protein sequence MFCGNWSLFHLLGETNVRKHLESQKMLQRCAFNVVRPLARHQVTDASSLVLERSLNRVQLLGRVGQDPVMRQVDGKNPVTIFSLATNEMWRSGDSDTFASGDISQKTTWHRISIFRPGLRDLAYQYVKKGARIYVEGKLDYGEYTDKSNVRRQATTIVADNLIFLSDSAKEKL encoded by the exons ATGTTCTGTGGGAACTGGTCTCTATTTCATCTACTGGGAGAGACTAATGTACG GAAACATCTTGAATCCCAAAAGATGTTACAACGGTGTGCATTCAAT GTTGTTCGACCGCTGGCAAGACATCAGGTGACTGACGCCTCCTCCCTTGTACTGGAGAGAT CCTTGAATCGGGTTCAGTTGCTTGGCCGCGTTGGGCAGGATCCTGTTATGCGGCAGGTTGATGGAAAGAATCCTGTAACAATCTTCTCATTGGCCACCAATGAAATGTGGCGATCAGGAGACAGCGATACATTTGCATCAG gagacatcagccaaaagaCAACTTGGCACCGAATTTCCATCTTCAGGCCCGGTTTGAGAGACTTGGCATATCAGTACGTGAAGAAAGG AGCAAGAATTTATGTGGAAGGAAAACTGGACTATGGTGAATATACTGACAAAAGCAACGTTCGGCGACAAGCGACGACAATTGTGGCAG ATAATCTAATATTTTTAAGCGACTCTGCCAAAGAGAAGTTGTAG